The following proteins come from a genomic window of Brevibacillus antibioticus:
- a CDS encoding DUF4153 domain-containing protein, with translation MADVTQEQKGLQWLLLGAFGIGILFDWMFYGKGLGISYLLFVIGLYGLFIWQARKRIHLRFFRKQVFDWIWTVPIFLLALTFFLFSNPHFHLFNLVLIPFLFVIQTILITKRHQANWYEAGFFIEMMEILLLYTPKYTRLPFRLTKERIKDRLDEEKYGVMKKVFIGIGISVPLLVIVLSLLSNADSVFGHFLGQIPRRVIDVHSLEAIFRMMLIGIITILVFAYMYSLFGKREKVIDLPVPEDDKKIVWDGIILGTILAIINIVYIVFTYIQISYLFSGAKRVLPDELTYAEYARNGFNELVTVTVINFLILLCTMHFASRAKPMLYRINQVLLSMLTICTGFMLMSAYFRLSLYEDAYGYTHTRLLAHVFMIFLFVLFIIALLKIWRDGFSLIKYYAIVTLVSYVILNYINMDVIIAKNNVQRYHATGHIDIAYLSELSYDAIPVVMEHIKDKKVEERYMEMLQEQREILYEDSSWQSFNLSEYRAKAYLP, from the coding sequence GTGGCTGATGTTACGCAGGAACAAAAAGGCTTACAGTGGCTTTTGCTGGGGGCATTTGGGATCGGCATACTGTTCGACTGGATGTTTTACGGGAAAGGCTTGGGCATCTCTTATCTGTTGTTCGTAATAGGCTTGTACGGTCTTTTTATTTGGCAGGCTAGGAAACGCATTCATTTACGCTTTTTTCGAAAGCAAGTATTCGACTGGATATGGACGGTCCCGATTTTTCTACTTGCGCTAACCTTTTTTCTATTTTCCAATCCGCATTTTCATCTGTTCAACCTGGTACTGATTCCGTTTTTATTCGTGATCCAAACGATCTTGATCACCAAGCGTCATCAAGCGAATTGGTACGAAGCAGGCTTTTTCATAGAGATGATGGAGATATTGCTCCTTTACACCCCGAAGTATACGCGCCTGCCATTTAGGCTGACAAAGGAACGGATCAAGGACAGGTTGGACGAGGAGAAGTATGGGGTAATGAAGAAGGTTTTCATCGGAATCGGAATCTCGGTGCCTCTTCTGGTGATTGTACTCTCCTTGCTCTCGAATGCGGATAGTGTGTTTGGACATTTTCTGGGTCAAATCCCGCGAAGGGTGATTGATGTCCATTCACTTGAAGCAATCTTTCGAATGATGCTAATCGGGATTATTACGATCCTTGTGTTTGCTTACATGTATTCCCTTTTCGGGAAACGGGAAAAAGTAATAGATTTGCCTGTACCCGAAGATGACAAAAAGATCGTGTGGGACGGAATTATCCTCGGGACGATTCTTGCCATTATCAATATCGTGTACATAGTGTTTACATATATTCAGATATCGTATTTGTTCAGTGGGGCGAAGCGAGTTTTACCAGATGAATTGACGTACGCCGAGTATGCTAGAAATGGCTTCAATGAGCTGGTGACGGTCACCGTTATTAATTTTTTGATTCTCCTATGCACGATGCACTTCGCATCACGGGCAAAACCAATGCTCTACCGGATCAATCAGGTTCTGCTGAGTATGCTGACGATTTGCACGGGCTTCATGCTCATGTCCGCCTATTTTCGCCTCTCACTATATGAGGATGCTTACGGGTATACGCATACGCGGCTGTTAGCTCACGTTTTCATGATATTTCTGTTTGTGCTGTTTATCATTGCTCTCTTGAAAATTTGGCGCGACGGTTTCTCCTTGATCAAATATTACGCGATTGTGACACTCGTGAGTTACGTCATTCTGAATTACATCAATATGGATGTCATTATTGCCAAAAACAATGTACAGCGCTATCACGCGACTGGACACATTGACATCGCGTATTTGAGCGAGCTGTCTTATGATGCCATACCAGTGGTTATGGAGCATATTAAGGATAAAAAGGTAGAAGAGAGGTATATGGAAATGCTGCAGGAGCAAAGAGAGATTTTGTATGAGGACAGTAGCTGGCAGTCCTTTAATCTCTCGGAGTATCGGGCAAAAGCTTATCTTCCATGA
- a CDS encoding AAA family ATPase: MNKIDVVKQMAESNPENGSAWYLLGLEYAQIGQNNEALQAFTQALRFCDHALQQQIIVELGKLAASNTSPSHPQLVQHEAFEQTSVTVQEVELDIPQQVETQEDSSTFQVISGGQAGKRGREKERVTFEDVGGLHEVKNAIHMKIIKPFVSPELFELFKKKVGGGILLYGPPGCGKTFIAKATAGECRARFIPIHISDILDPYIGGSEQNLREIFSSARANNPSVLFLDEMDALGYNRSRASSNSMRTVVDTLLTEIEGIETSTEKMLIIGATNMPWDVDPAFKRPGRFDKMIFVSPPDEEARKTIFQIKLTERPVVDIDYDWLAKETDLYSGADIENVVETATEMVITEIMKTGVERPIQMNDLKQAIASTNPSTIEWLRTVKNYVKYANQGGMYNDVESFLSRYKRI; this comes from the coding sequence ATGAATAAAATCGATGTCGTTAAACAAATGGCGGAAAGCAATCCTGAAAACGGATCTGCTTGGTACCTGTTAGGCTTGGAATATGCGCAGATCGGTCAAAATAATGAAGCGTTACAAGCATTCACTCAAGCGCTTCGGTTCTGTGATCACGCCCTCCAGCAGCAAATCATCGTGGAGTTGGGTAAGTTAGCAGCTTCAAATACGTCTCCCAGTCACCCTCAACTAGTTCAGCATGAGGCTTTTGAACAGACTTCAGTAACAGTACAAGAAGTGGAATTGGATATCCCCCAGCAAGTTGAAACCCAAGAGGACTCTTCGACCTTTCAGGTAATTTCCGGCGGACAAGCTGGCAAACGGGGGAGAGAGAAAGAACGGGTGACCTTCGAGGATGTAGGCGGACTTCATGAGGTGAAGAATGCCATTCATATGAAAATTATCAAGCCGTTTGTGTCCCCAGAATTGTTCGAACTCTTCAAGAAAAAAGTGGGGGGCGGAATCCTCCTTTACGGGCCGCCCGGATGCGGAAAAACGTTCATTGCCAAAGCAACAGCAGGGGAATGCCGTGCCCGCTTTATTCCCATACATATTTCGGATATTCTCGATCCTTATATCGGCGGTAGTGAGCAAAACCTTCGAGAGATCTTCTCGTCTGCGAGAGCGAACAACCCGAGTGTCCTGTTCCTCGATGAAATGGATGCACTCGGCTATAATCGTAGCCGAGCTTCGTCTAATTCAATGCGAACAGTTGTTGATACGCTCTTAACCGAGATCGAAGGCATCGAAACTAGCACAGAAAAGATGCTCATCATCGGTGCGACCAATATGCCTTGGGATGTAGACCCTGCCTTTAAGCGTCCGGGCCGTTTCGACAAGATGATTTTTGTCTCACCTCCAGATGAAGAAGCGAGGAAGACGATTTTTCAAATCAAGCTGACAGAACGACCGGTGGTTGATATTGATTACGATTGGTTGGCCAAGGAAACAGACCTGTATTCTGGCGCAGATATTGAGAATGTCGTAGAGACCGCGACAGAGATGGTGATCACTGAAATTATGAAGACAGGCGTTGAACGCCCAATTCAGATGAATGATTTGAAGCAAGCCATCGCATCTACCAATCCTTCTACCATTGAATGGCTACGCACAGTCAAAAATTACGTGAAATACGCCAATCAGGGCGGGATGTACAATGATGTAGAGTCGTTCTTATCACGTTATAAGCGCATTTAA
- a CDS encoding aspartyl-phosphate phosphatase Spo0E family protein, which produces MRDVLLEKIELLRQRMVHMGLEFGLDHPDVLEYSIQIDQLHNELNQIDHSLSKAGNRKKAYRFYLMENNAHFA; this is translated from the coding sequence ATGCGGGACGTTTTGCTCGAGAAAATCGAACTCCTTCGACAGCGTATGGTACATATGGGGTTAGAGTTTGGGTTAGATCATCCAGATGTCCTAGAATACAGTATACAAATTGATCAACTACACAACGAACTGAACCAGATCGATCATAGTCTGTCTAAGGCAGGGAACCGGAAGAAAGCTTATAGATTTTATCTAATGGAAAACAATGCACATTTTGCATAG
- a CDS encoding RNA polymerase sigma factor: MDHNEMEQALKEVRAGDIDQFGLIIDAMQKPLFVYCYHMLGHRQEAEDAVQEVFLKAFEQLDSYRHNVSFSAWMYKIAYHHCLNLLNRAKLNRVVTFLRAGIQTFSRHEGEKKVEDTEYLNNPLHVAISKLSVKERNLLILRVVEERSYDELALLFDTKPATLRKQYERALKKCKSYMLASEGGDRHDSISATR; this comes from the coding sequence TTGGATCATAACGAAATGGAGCAAGCGCTAAAGGAGGTCAGAGCCGGGGATATCGACCAATTTGGTTTGATCATCGATGCGATGCAAAAGCCGTTGTTCGTGTATTGCTATCACATGCTGGGACACCGACAGGAAGCGGAGGATGCTGTCCAGGAGGTTTTCTTGAAAGCATTCGAGCAGCTGGACAGCTATCGGCACAACGTTTCTTTTTCGGCATGGATGTATAAGATCGCGTATCATCATTGCTTGAACCTGTTAAACAGGGCGAAGCTGAATCGCGTGGTCACTTTTTTGCGAGCGGGGATTCAGACGTTCAGTCGCCATGAGGGGGAAAAGAAGGTAGAAGATACGGAGTATTTGAACAACCCTCTTCATGTAGCGATATCAAAGCTCTCCGTAAAGGAGCGGAATCTCCTAATCTTGCGTGTTGTGGAAGAACGCAGCTATGACGAGCTGGCCTTATTGTTTGATACAAAGCCAGCCACGCTGCGCAAACAGTATGAGCGGGCATTGAAAAAATGCAAATCTTATATGCTCGCGAGCGAAGGCGGTGATAGACATGACTCGATCTCAGCAACCCGATGA
- a CDS encoding MBL fold metallo-hydrolase: MEPNTYEDMKDTLADNYMPMTSFRSGVEETVRPDVECYTIQIVNIALVGDAKSWVLVDAGMPQSAEQIIGIAQERFGEDAKPRAILLTHGHFDHVGAVIELVKAWRVPVYAHSLEIPYLTGQTYYPEPDGTVEGGLLAKISPLFPNEPIDLGSHVHPLPEDWSVPGMPGWRWIHTPGHSPGHISFFRDEDRTLLAGDAFVTVKQDSLYQVVTQQKQLTGPPVYLTTDWQAARESVEKLANLSPAYAITGHGPPMYGEELADGLVQLVAEFDRIAVPKYGRYVDNKM; this comes from the coding sequence GTGGAACCCAACACATATGAGGATATGAAAGATACGCTGGCTGACAATTACATGCCGATGACTTCCTTTCGAAGTGGCGTCGAAGAGACAGTCAGACCAGATGTAGAATGCTACACCATTCAAATTGTGAATATCGCGCTGGTCGGAGATGCAAAATCATGGGTTCTGGTAGATGCGGGGATGCCACAATCGGCGGAACAAATCATCGGGATTGCCCAGGAGCGCTTTGGTGAGGATGCCAAGCCAAGAGCCATCCTGCTCACTCACGGTCATTTCGATCATGTCGGGGCAGTCATTGAGCTCGTAAAAGCGTGGAGGGTGCCCGTCTATGCCCATTCGCTTGAAATCCCTTATTTGACAGGCCAAACATACTATCCCGAGCCAGATGGAACGGTTGAGGGTGGGCTGCTTGCGAAGATATCCCCGTTGTTTCCAAATGAACCAATCGATTTGGGCAGCCATGTTCATCCTTTGCCCGAAGACTGGAGTGTTCCCGGAATGCCTGGATGGCGCTGGATACATACACCTGGACATTCCCCCGGGCACATTTCCTTCTTTCGTGATGAAGACAGAACTCTCCTCGCAGGGGACGCTTTTGTTACGGTAAAACAGGACTCATTATATCAAGTCGTGACTCAGCAAAAGCAACTGACCGGCCCCCCTGTTTATTTGACAACTGATTGGCAGGCAGCGCGAGAATCCGTCGAAAAGCTTGCCAATCTCTCCCCTGCATATGCAATCACTGGTCACGGTCCACCTATGTATGGCGAGGAATTGGCCGATGGATTGGTCCAATTGGTTGCGGAGTTTGATCGGATAGCTGTCCCCAAGTATGGGCGATATGTGGACAATAAGATGTAG
- the mqnE gene encoding aminofutalosine synthase MqnE, with translation MTLETIAIQDKALAGIAEKVMHGERLTLEDGVTLFNSNDLLTIGQLANVVNYRKNQDNVYFLQNLYINPTNVCEAHCKFCGFRRDEGDEGAYTMSTDELLHYVETRFHPGIREFHIVGGHNQHKPFDYYLDTIRTLRKAYPDVTIKSYTGAEIEFFSRISGLSIREVLQELMKAGLQSLTGGGAEILTERYRMKMSPEKASTDMYLQVHRTAHELGLKTHTTMLYGSIETLEERVIHMLRLRELQDDTNGFMVFIPLAVQPIKATAGIKRRNSAIDDLKTMAISRLMLDNFQHIKAYFINIGTQLTQLSLQMGISDAHGTLIEERISHSAGALTQQALTVDELVWLIKGAGKRALERDTFYNVIKEH, from the coding sequence ATGACGCTTGAAACGATTGCCATACAAGACAAAGCTCTCGCCGGAATCGCAGAAAAAGTCATGCATGGCGAAAGACTGACTTTGGAAGACGGTGTCACCCTTTTTAATTCCAACGATCTTTTGACGATTGGACAATTGGCTAACGTTGTTAACTATCGCAAGAATCAGGATAACGTTTACTTTTTGCAAAATCTGTACATCAACCCAACCAACGTATGTGAAGCTCATTGCAAATTCTGTGGCTTCCGCCGCGATGAAGGGGATGAGGGTGCCTACACGATGAGCACAGATGAGTTGCTTCATTATGTAGAAACACGCTTCCATCCGGGTATCCGTGAATTCCATATCGTTGGCGGACATAACCAGCACAAACCATTTGATTACTACCTCGACACCATTCGTACCTTGAGAAAAGCGTACCCAGATGTGACGATTAAATCGTATACAGGTGCAGAGATTGAGTTCTTCTCCCGCATCTCCGGTCTATCCATCCGCGAGGTTTTGCAAGAGCTGATGAAAGCTGGTCTCCAAAGCCTTACAGGTGGTGGCGCTGAAATTTTGACTGAGCGCTATCGTATGAAAATGAGCCCGGAAAAAGCAAGTACAGACATGTACCTGCAAGTACACCGCACAGCTCATGAGTTGGGCTTGAAAACACATACCACCATGTTGTACGGCTCCATCGAGACATTGGAAGAGCGCGTGATCCACATGCTCCGCCTGCGCGAGCTGCAAGATGACACAAACGGCTTCATGGTGTTCATTCCATTGGCTGTTCAACCGATTAAAGCAACAGCTGGCATCAAACGCCGCAACTCTGCGATTGATGATTTGAAAACAATGGCAATCAGCCGTCTGATGCTCGATAACTTCCAGCATATCAAAGCATACTTCATCAATATCGGTACCCAGCTCACACAGCTTTCTCTGCAAATGGGAATTTCCGATGCTCACGGAACCTTGATCGAGGAGCGCATCAGCCACTCAGCCGGTGCACTTACCCAGCAAGCTCTGACTGTAGATGAGTTGGTTTGGTTGATCAAAGGCGCAGGAAAACGCGCCCTGGAACGCGATACCTTCTACAACGTGATCAAAGAACATTAA
- a CDS encoding tetratricopeptide repeat protein, giving the protein MDLKVLEGSPHYQLGEHYYEMGRYEQAREQFKQVLAEDATHPRLLYMMAYCEYQLDNYEEAYELCTNAIKEGFVTEYVYNTLGLILKQQKKWYEAEEAMLYALSLNPLEPSNIATYAFLMYETGHLKRARLMLEEAKRLDPMDPTVLHYQFYMAMIDGKKKEKYEALAGYMQVAEDDLYKVIKIGEEAYFRDDFKTAKEALIHAFMLDPTNSRVKELLDGIEKETHFLFYPNRIVHKLGGPIGSWAASVGLILLAIYLYPPAFGGILLFLLIFNVYTWISGFVYKLFVK; this is encoded by the coding sequence ATGGATCTTAAAGTTTTGGAGGGTTCTCCCCACTATCAGTTGGGCGAGCATTACTATGAAATGGGGCGCTATGAACAGGCGAGAGAACAATTTAAGCAGGTATTGGCCGAAGATGCAACGCATCCCAGACTGCTATACATGATGGCATATTGTGAATACCAACTGGACAATTATGAAGAAGCCTATGAGCTTTGCACAAACGCCATCAAAGAGGGCTTCGTTACAGAATATGTCTATAATACCCTTGGATTGATTCTGAAACAGCAAAAAAAATGGTATGAAGCGGAGGAGGCGATGCTTTATGCGTTGTCCTTAAATCCCCTCGAACCGAGTAACATTGCCACGTATGCGTTCCTGATGTACGAGACTGGCCATCTAAAAAGGGCTAGGCTAATGCTGGAAGAAGCGAAACGTCTAGACCCGATGGACCCAACCGTGCTGCATTACCAATTTTATATGGCCATGATCGATGGTAAGAAAAAAGAGAAATACGAAGCGCTGGCAGGGTACATGCAAGTAGCCGAAGACGATTTGTACAAGGTAATCAAAATTGGAGAAGAGGCTTACTTTCGAGATGATTTCAAAACAGCGAAGGAAGCTCTGATCCACGCCTTTATGCTAGACCCGACAAATTCCCGAGTAAAGGAACTACTAGACGGAATTGAAAAGGAGACCCATTTTCTTTTTTATCCGAACCGAATTGTCCACAAGCTGGGAGGACCTATTGGTTCATGGGCAGCTAGCGTGGGACTAATTTTACTGGCTATTTACTTGTATCCACCAGCGTTTGGGGGCATCTTGCTCTTTCTGCTTATCTTTAATGTTTACACGTGGATTTCGGGGTTTGTTTATAAATTGTTTGTAAAGTGA
- the erpA gene encoding iron-sulfur cluster insertion protein ErpA produces the protein MITLTERASLKVKEMLAAEGKPDVFLRVGVRTGGCSGFTYGMGWDEEMKEGDETFEQNGVKIVVDKDSYPYIKGTEIDFKESMMGGGFSIENPNAVASCGCGSSFKTALAEGKAEKCDD, from the coding sequence ATGATTACATTGACAGAGCGCGCCAGTCTGAAAGTAAAAGAAATGCTGGCAGCAGAAGGTAAGCCCGATGTGTTTTTACGGGTAGGTGTCAGAACAGGTGGTTGCAGCGGCTTTACCTACGGGATGGGCTGGGACGAAGAGATGAAGGAAGGCGACGAGACCTTCGAGCAAAACGGTGTGAAAATTGTTGTCGATAAGGACAGCTATCCATACATTAAAGGTACAGAGATCGATTTCAAGGAATCGATGATGGGCGGAGGCTTCTCCATCGAGAATCCAAATGCAGTCGCTTCCTGTGGCTGTGGATCTTCGTTTAAGACGGCACTCGCTGAAGGCAAAGCGGAGAAATGTGACGACTAA
- a CDS encoding NUDIX hydrolase, with amino-acid sequence MNDYIQTMRRLIGQERLITVGCGAIIEDELGRILLQRRKDQNNWCLPGGLMEIGETFVETLFREVEEETNLIIEAPELFGIYSGPSGCREYPNGDKVFSVQIIFRVTSFHGELKQEGPESSEHTFFTRDKLPQTLNPGQAAFILDWAEGLTGPIVK; translated from the coding sequence ATGAATGATTATATTCAAACGATGCGCCGTCTGATCGGGCAAGAACGGCTGATAACGGTAGGCTGTGGTGCGATCATCGAGGACGAGCTGGGACGTATTTTGCTGCAAAGGCGCAAAGACCAGAACAACTGGTGTCTCCCTGGAGGTCTGATGGAAATCGGGGAAACCTTTGTAGAGACACTATTTCGTGAAGTAGAAGAAGAAACCAACCTGATCATTGAGGCGCCAGAGCTGTTTGGAATATACTCCGGCCCATCGGGTTGCAGAGAATACCCGAACGGCGACAAGGTGTTCAGCGTGCAAATCATCTTTCGAGTAACCTCGTTTCATGGGGAACTCAAACAGGAGGGCCCTGAGAGCTCTGAGCATACGTTTTTTACACGGGACAAACTCCCGCAAACACTCAATCCCGGTCAGGCAGCGTTTATATTGGATTGGGCGGAAGGGCTTACGGGACCTATCGTCAAATAA
- a CDS encoding NAD(P)/FAD-dependent oxidoreductase: MKRLVILGGGYGGLRIIERVLSPDLPDDVFITLVDRMPFHGLKTEYYALAAGTTPESHLRVTFPNDPRLTVKYGEIAGVELDEQVVNFANGDTLSYDWLVMGLGCEDRYHDIPGAEQFTCSIQSMGATRNTYMAINNVNPYGTVSVVGGGLSGVEMAAELRESRPDLNVRIIDRGQSILSPFPKKLQEYASQWFIEHDVQLVSMANVTGIEQGIVFNHNQPVESDVIVWTAGIQANKIVRSLPIETDNIGRAKLNQYHQIPSHTNVYVVGDCASTIIAPSAQTAEIQGDQIALMLKKDIKGEEYPASLPALKHKGFLGSLGKKEGFASMGKMSLVGQMARVIKSGQLWMYKKHMG; the protein is encoded by the coding sequence ATGAAACGACTTGTGATCCTTGGAGGAGGATACGGGGGTCTTCGTATTATTGAGCGAGTCCTGTCCCCTGATTTACCAGATGACGTGTTTATAACCCTCGTAGACCGTATGCCGTTTCATGGCTTGAAAACAGAGTATTACGCTCTGGCGGCAGGTACTACACCGGAATCTCACCTGCGTGTTACTTTTCCAAACGATCCACGCCTGACCGTCAAATACGGTGAAATTGCTGGTGTGGAATTGGACGAGCAGGTCGTCAATTTTGCTAACGGGGACACCCTCTCCTACGATTGGCTTGTAATGGGATTGGGTTGTGAGGATCGTTACCATGATATCCCTGGTGCTGAACAATTTACTTGTTCGATTCAATCCATGGGAGCTACCCGCAACACATACATGGCAATCAATAATGTGAACCCATACGGCACGGTTAGCGTTGTGGGCGGTGGTCTTTCCGGCGTGGAAATGGCTGCTGAGCTGCGCGAGAGCCGTCCCGACCTGAATGTACGCATCATCGACCGCGGTCAAAGCATTTTGAGCCCATTCCCGAAAAAGCTTCAGGAATATGCTTCTCAATGGTTCATTGAGCACGATGTACAGCTTGTTTCCATGGCGAATGTCACTGGCATTGAACAAGGGATCGTGTTCAACCACAACCAGCCGGTTGAAAGTGATGTTATCGTATGGACAGCAGGTATTCAAGCGAACAAAATCGTGCGCTCTCTGCCGATCGAAACAGACAACATCGGACGCGCCAAACTCAATCAGTATCATCAAATCCCATCCCATACGAACGTGTATGTAGTAGGTGACTGTGCAAGTACAATCATCGCTCCGAGCGCGCAAACAGCTGAGATCCAAGGCGATCAAATTGCCTTGATGTTGAAAAAGGACATCAAAGGTGAGGAGTATCCAGCTTCATTGCCTGCTCTCAAGCATAAGGGCTTCCTCGGTTCCCTCGGCAAAAAGGAAGGCTTTGCCAGCATGGGAAAAATGTCTCTGGTCGGTCAGATGGCTCGTGTCATCAAGAGCGGTCAGCTATGGATGTACAAAAAGCATATGGGATAG
- a CDS encoding YuzD family protein, with amino-acid sequence MTVDIKVFGTEQLCASCVNLPSAKETAEWLEAALSRKYGSDSIRIVYSDFQQPQTDDDKSWANRIIEEDLWYPLVVISGEIVGEGNPKLKDIYEKLESMGVQPIASTADTE; translated from the coding sequence GTGACTGTCGATATCAAGGTTTTTGGGACAGAGCAATTGTGCGCTAGCTGCGTCAATTTGCCATCTGCAAAGGAAACAGCCGAGTGGTTGGAGGCGGCACTCTCTCGCAAGTATGGAAGTGACAGCATCCGCATCGTATATAGCGACTTTCAACAGCCGCAGACAGACGATGACAAAAGCTGGGCGAATCGCATTATCGAGGAAGATTTATGGTATCCGCTTGTCGTAATTTCCGGGGAAATTGTCGGTGAGGGAAATCCGAAATTAAAGGATATCTATGAAAAGCTGGAGAGCATGGGCGTGCAGCCGATTGCTTCGACAGCAGATACCGAATAA
- a CDS encoding DUF1450 domain-containing protein has translation MKPLVEFCASNVSSYTQSVVDALENDPDLDVDVLEYGCLGYCGECYMEPFALVNGTLVQAPTADELLVKIKNKLREEEELLDADFPL, from the coding sequence ATGAAACCACTAGTAGAATTTTGCGCGAGCAATGTTTCCTCTTATACGCAATCCGTCGTGGATGCATTGGAAAATGATCCTGATCTAGATGTGGACGTACTTGAGTACGGCTGTCTGGGGTACTGCGGTGAGTGCTACATGGAGCCATTCGCGCTCGTAAACGGCACGTTGGTACAAGCCCCAACAGCGGATGAATTACTGGTGAAAATCAAGAATAAATTACGGGAGGAAGAAGAGCTGCTGGATGCAGACTTTCCTCTGTAG
- a CDS encoding ATP-grasp domain-containing protein translates to MKVLFCSQPFQENKVDETYEYEYTCAKQLGLDIHLISLEQLIYQDNPLAAVKQIQPSPEKVLAIYRGWMLKPFLYQKLYDALLAKNIVLINTPEKYVHCHYLPESYGVIKDFTPLSVWLHKKEIDASFQNVYRIVNRFGQAPIMIKDYVKSRKHDWNEACYIPDASDKEKVQQVTSRFLELQQDELNEGVVFREFVKLQFLTHHSQSNMPLSQEYRVFFLDGEPMYMANYWEEGQYDDTPPDLQPFLEVAKKIKSRFFTMDIAKLENGSWTILELGDAQVSALPEQADRCEFFTRLKRKLP, encoded by the coding sequence ATGAAAGTCTTATTTTGCAGTCAGCCATTTCAAGAAAACAAAGTCGATGAAACCTACGAATATGAGTATACGTGCGCAAAACAACTAGGTTTGGATATTCATCTGATCAGCTTGGAACAACTGATCTACCAGGACAACCCGTTAGCGGCTGTGAAACAAATCCAACCCTCTCCTGAAAAAGTATTGGCTATCTACAGGGGATGGATGCTAAAACCGTTCCTGTACCAAAAATTATATGACGCTCTGCTAGCCAAAAATATAGTGTTAATCAATACACCCGAAAAGTACGTGCATTGCCATTACCTGCCTGAATCTTATGGGGTCATCAAAGATTTCACCCCGCTGTCGGTCTGGCTGCACAAAAAAGAGATAGACGCGTCATTTCAAAACGTGTATCGGATCGTAAATAGATTTGGACAGGCTCCGATCATGATCAAAGATTATGTGAAATCTCGAAAACACGATTGGAATGAGGCGTGCTATATTCCCGATGCTTCCGATAAAGAAAAGGTACAGCAGGTGACCAGTCGATTTTTGGAGCTGCAACAGGATGAGTTGAATGAGGGAGTTGTCTTTCGAGAATTTGTAAAGCTTCAGTTTTTGACCCATCACTCGCAGAGCAACATGCCATTATCCCAGGAATATCGCGTTTTCTTTTTGGATGGCGAACCCATGTACATGGCAAATTACTGGGAGGAAGGACAATATGATGATACGCCGCCAGACCTTCAGCCATTTTTAGAGGTAGCGAAAAAAATCAAGAGTCGCTTTTTTACTATGGATATCGCCAAGCTGGAAAATGGCTCATGGACCATTCTCGAGCTAGGGGATGCACAGGTGTCTGCTCTGCCTGAACAGGCTGATAGATGTGAATTTTTCACGAGGTTAAAAAGAAAACTTCCATAG